A stretch of DNA from Phenylobacterium koreense:
GCATGGACGGCGTGGTCGAAAAGCCGATCAAGGCCGAGCGCCTGCTGGGGGCGATCAATGCGGTGTTCGAGGACGAGGCGCCGTCGGCCGCCATGGCCGGCTAGAGCGTGACGGCTTCGGCCCAGGTTGCGCGCGGCGGCGGCTTGGGCGAGTCTCCGGTTCGGCGCGAAGAGGCCGGAGGAGGCGGATGGCGAGCTACAAGGCTCGGCTCACGAAGGACCTGGACGGCTGGATCGCGGCGGGGCTGACACCGGTCGAGAGCCGGGAGGCGATCCTGGCCAGCGTCGCCGAGGAGCGGCGGCTGGACACCGCCTCGGTGCTGGCGGCGATCGGGGCGCTGCTGCTGGGCGCGGCGGCGATCGCCTTCGTGGCCGCCAACTGGGGCGCGATCCCACGGCTGCCGAGATTTGCGCTGATCCTCGGACTGTTCCTGGCGGTGATCGGGGCGGCGGGCTGGACGGCCAGGACCGGACGGCGGCCGCTGGCGACCAACATCCTGCTGGCGGTGGCGGCCTGCATCTACGCCGCGGCCATCGGCCTGACCGGCCAGATCTTCGACATCGTCGGCGACCCGCAGCGGGCGCTGCGCGGAGCCGGGCTGGCGGCCGGCCTGCTGACCCTCGCCGGGCGCTCGAGCGCGGCCGGGGTGGTGGCCCTAGCGCTGCTGGGCCTGGGTGAGTTCGCCGGGGAGTTCGATGGCGGCGCGTCCCGCTGGCTGATCTTCGCCGCGCCGGTGGGCATGGCCCTGGCGTGGCTGTGGAACTCCAAGCCGCTGGCGCACGCCGCGAGCCTGGCGATGATCGTCGGGCTGATCGCGCTGCTGTCGGTCCATGAACGCTGGGCGACCGGCGGGCTGCTGGCCGGGGCGGCGGTGCTGGCGGGGCTGGCGGCGATCGCGCGCCAGCTCGGCGGGCGGCGGACGGCGATGATCTTCTTCCTGTGGTTCGTCTGGGGCGCGCTGCTGCTGTTCGGGTTCGCCGGGCTGACCGACCTCAAGGGAGCGGGGCTGATCGCCCATAGGCTGGCCTGGCTGGTGATCGGCGGCGGCGTCATCACCCTGGGCCTCGGCGACCGGCAGAGCATGGTCACCGCCGCCGGCGTGGTGGCGATGATCGCGGCGGTCTGCACGATCCTGTTCGACCTGGGGCTGGGGCTGATGACGGCGGCGGGCCTGTTCGCCGGCTGCGCGGTGATCGCGCTGGCCGCCGGCTTCCTGGCGCGGCGGAGGGCCAAGGCATGACCCGGGCCTTGTCGTGGCGAATCCTCGGGGCGGGCCTGCTGCTGGCGGTGATGTTGGTAGGCCTTGTGGTGTCCGAGAGCCGAGCTCGCGCGGCGGGCC
This window harbors:
- a CDS encoding DUF2157 domain-containing protein, translating into MASYKARLTKDLDGWIAAGLTPVESREAILASVAEERRLDTASVLAAIGALLLGAAAIAFVAANWGAIPRLPRFALILGLFLAVIGAAGWTARTGRRPLATNILLAVAACIYAAAIGLTGQIFDIVGDPQRALRGAGLAAGLLTLAGRSSAAGVVALALLGLGEFAGEFDGGASRWLIFAAPVGMALAWLWNSKPLAHAASLAMIVGLIALLSVHERWATGGLLAGAAVLAGLAAIARQLGGRRTAMIFFLWFVWGALLLFGFAGLTDLKGAGLIAHRLAWLVIGGGVITLGLGDRQSMVTAAGVVAMIAAVCTILFDLGLGLMTAAGLFAGCAVIALAAGFLARRRAKA